In the genome of Desulfovibrio sp., one region contains:
- the rfbC gene encoding dTDP-4-dehydrorhamnose 3,5-epimerase, with translation MEVVKTPLGGVLLIKPKVWGDARGYFVETWQQERYAAAGIDLPFVQDNHSRSAYGILRGLHFQKTRPQGKLVHVSSGSVFDVAVDIRAGSPSFGQWYGVELTQDNQWQLWVPPGLAHGFVVTSEYAHFHYKCTEYYCPQDEGAIRWNDPDLGVVWPVECPVLSQKDTVAPSWREFQAGLGAK, from the coding sequence GTGGAAGTAGTCAAAACCCCCCTGGGGGGCGTGCTGCTCATCAAACCCAAGGTGTGGGGCGATGCCCGCGGATATTTTGTGGAAACCTGGCAGCAGGAGAGGTACGCCGCTGCTGGCATTGATCTGCCCTTTGTGCAGGACAACCATTCCCGATCCGCCTACGGCATTTTGCGTGGCCTGCATTTTCAAAAAACACGGCCCCAGGGCAAGCTGGTGCATGTCTCCTCAGGCAGTGTGTTTGATGTGGCTGTGGACATCCGCGCGGGGTCGCCCAGCTTTGGCCAGTGGTACGGCGTTGAACTGACGCAGGACAACCAGTGGCAGTTGTGGGTGCCGCCGGGGTTGGCGCACGGCTTTGTGGTCACCAGCGAATACGCCCATTTTCACTATAAGTGTACGGAATATTACTGCCCCCAGGACGAAGGGGCCATTCGCTGGAATGACCCTGACCTTGGCGTTGTCTGGCCGGTGGAATGCCCCGTGCTGTCGCAAAAGGATACGGTAGCGCCCTCGTGGCGGGAATTTCAGGCGGGGCTTGGGGCAAAATAG
- the rfbB gene encoding dTDP-glucose 4,6-dehydratase has product MKNFSDQKDVPVPCQLVTGGAGFIGSAYVLEARRAGIRVINLDKLTYAGNPANLSSLAGDPDHILVRGDIGNEELVAFLLQTHTPDAVVNFAAESHVDRSIVDPDAFVRTNVLGTASLLRVVKDWWRALPAQRAEKFRFLHVSTDEVYGALQPGDPAFTEATPYSPNSPYSASKAASDHMVRAFHETYGLPVLLTNCSNNYGPRQFPEKLIPLMILNALEGKPLPVYGKGANIRDWLHVEDHCAAIARVLESGAVGRCYNIGGHAERTNLEVVRAVCAILDELVPLGQGGYADLITFVTDRPGHDFRYAIDCSRIEKELGWKPVHAFESGLKETVAWYLANRPWVDHVRSGAYRDWLAINYGQRTAATGGTR; this is encoded by the coding sequence ATGAAGAATTTTTCAGATCAAAAAGATGTGCCCGTGCCCTGCCAACTGGTAACCGGCGGTGCCGGGTTCATTGGCTCGGCCTATGTGCTTGAGGCCCGCCGCGCCGGAATCCGCGTCATCAATCTCGACAAGCTCACCTATGCAGGCAATCCGGCCAACCTGTCTTCGCTGGCAGGCGACCCGGATCATATCCTGGTGCGCGGCGACATCGGCAATGAAGAACTGGTGGCTTTTCTGCTCCAGACACACACGCCGGACGCTGTGGTCAATTTTGCGGCTGAAAGCCACGTGGATCGCTCCATTGTGGACCCGGACGCCTTTGTGCGCACCAATGTGCTGGGCACGGCGTCCCTTCTGCGCGTGGTCAAGGACTGGTGGCGCGCCCTGCCCGCCCAGAGGGCGGAGAAATTTCGCTTTCTGCACGTGTCCACGGATGAGGTCTATGGCGCTCTGCAGCCAGGCGACCCGGCGTTTACCGAGGCCACGCCCTACAGCCCCAACAGCCCGTATTCAGCCTCCAAGGCTGCCAGCGACCATATGGTGCGCGCCTTTCACGAAACCTATGGCTTGCCGGTGCTGCTGACCAACTGCTCCAACAATTACGGGCCGCGCCAGTTCCCTGAAAAGCTTATTCCGCTGATGATTCTCAACGCGCTTGAAGGCAAGCCCCTGCCCGTGTACGGCAAGGGAGCCAATATCCGCGACTGGCTGCATGTGGAAGACCATTGCGCCGCCATAGCCCGCGTGCTTGAATCGGGCGCTGTTGGCCGGTGCTACAATATCGGCGGCCACGCCGAGCGCACAAATCTTGAGGTGGTGCGCGCGGTCTGCGCCATTCTGGACGAACTGGTTCCTCTGGGCCAGGGCGGGTATGCCGATCTCATAACCTTTGTGACGGACAGGCCGGGCCACGATTTTCGCTACGCCATCGACTGCTCCAGAATAGAAAAAGAACTGGGCTGGAAGCCGGTGCACGCATTCGAGAGCGGCCTGAAAGAAACGGTTGCATGGTATCTTGCCAACAGGCCCTGGGTAGACCATGTGCGCAGCGGCGCGTACAGGGACTGGCTTGCCATCAATTACGGGCAGCGCACCGCCGCAACAGGAGGAACGCGATGA
- a CDS encoding double-cubane-cluster-containing anaerobic reductase: MKCASFDKITTAFEKNVLNLTEAKEKGKKVVGQFCLYSPSEIALAAGAIPVSLCGTKNDSIPAAEEILPRSLCPLIKSSFGFALKDSCPYLAAADIVVADTTCDGKKKMYELLAPYKPIALLQLPQIQDNDALNYWRNQFEGLVRRLEQEFGVEISDAKLRDAIRLMNRERLALKAVMDLAQRKPSPVTGVELVEIAFKTSFFPDKEVGIAMLEDLAEEMGRLADEGQGATSPEAPRILLTGVPVGLGSHKVVRLIEECGGSVVCLDNCSAYKKTRVMMEEDGDPLTVMARRYLDVPCAVMSPNPNRYDALRQMASDFSVDAVVDLTWQGCQTYAVEAWTLKKFVQNDLGLPYLQVETDYSETDTEQLKVRVEAFLEML, translated from the coding sequence ATGAAGTGCGCCAGTTTTGACAAGATCACCACGGCTTTTGAAAAAAACGTGCTCAACCTTACGGAAGCCAAAGAAAAGGGCAAAAAGGTCGTCGGGCAGTTCTGCCTGTACTCGCCTTCAGAAATCGCGCTGGCCGCCGGGGCCATTCCGGTTTCTCTCTGCGGCACCAAGAACGACTCCATCCCGGCGGCGGAAGAAATCCTGCCCCGCTCCCTCTGCCCCCTCATCAAGAGCAGCTTCGGCTTTGCCCTCAAGGACAGCTGCCCCTATCTGGCCGCCGCCGACATCGTGGTGGCCGACACCACCTGTGACGGCAAGAAAAAAATGTATGAACTGCTAGCGCCCTACAAGCCCATAGCACTCCTGCAATTGCCGCAGATTCAGGACAATGACGCGCTGAACTACTGGCGCAACCAGTTTGAGGGCCTTGTACGCCGCCTTGAGCAGGAATTTGGCGTGGAGATCAGCGATGCAAAGCTGCGCGACGCCATCAGGCTCATGAACCGCGAACGCCTGGCCCTCAAGGCCGTCATGGATCTGGCCCAGCGCAAGCCCTCGCCTGTCACCGGCGTGGAACTGGTGGAGATCGCCTTCAAAACGTCCTTCTTTCCCGACAAGGAAGTGGGCATCGCCATGCTGGAAGACCTGGCGGAAGAAATGGGCCGACTGGCCGACGAGGGCCAGGGCGCAACCAGCCCCGAGGCCCCGCGCATTCTGCTGACCGGCGTTCCGGTGGGCCTCGGTTCGCACAAGGTGGTGCGCCTCATTGAAGAATGCGGCGGCAGCGTCGTCTGCCTGGACAACTGCTCGGCCTACAAAAAGACCCGCGTCATGATGGAAGAAGACGGCGACCCGCTGACCGTCATGGCCCGCCGCTACCTTGACGTGCCCTGCGCCGTCATGTCGCCCAACCCCAATCGCTACGACGCCCTGCGCCAGATGGCGTCCGACTTTTCTGTGGACGCCGTGGTGGATCTGACCTGGCAGGGATGCCAGACCTATGCCGTGGAAGCCTGGACCCTGAAAAAATTTGTGCAGAATGACCTGGGCCTGCCCTACCTTCAGGTGGAAACCGACTACTCCGAAACCGATACCGAACAGCTCAAGGTGCGCGTCGAAGCCTTCTTGGAAATGCTGTAG
- the rfbA gene encoding glucose-1-phosphate thymidylyltransferase RfbA — translation MNQWKGIILAGGSGSRLYPLTLSVSKQLMPIYDKPMIYYPLATLLMAGIRDICLISTPEHLHLYRALLRDGSQWGCSIHYVEQPRPEGLAQAFLLTEDHIAGHNTCLVLGDNVFFGHGMPVLTHEAMARESGATIFGYHVRDPQRYGVVEFDENRRVVSIEEKPLKPKSNFAVTGLYFYDSDVVDIARAVRPSARGELEITDVNNAYLARGDLHVELVGRGIAWLDTGTHDSLMDAGAFVQAVENRQGLKVACLEEIAWRNGYISSEDVRALARPMAKTGYGQYLLDLVDTGIGQWK, via the coding sequence ATGAACCAGTGGAAAGGCATCATTCTGGCCGGGGGGTCTGGCTCGCGCCTCTATCCCCTGACCCTCAGCGTGAGCAAGCAGCTCATGCCCATTTACGACAAGCCCATGATTTACTATCCGCTGGCCACCCTGCTCATGGCGGGCATCCGCGACATCTGCCTCATCTCAACGCCAGAGCATCTTCACCTGTATCGGGCATTGCTGCGTGACGGCTCACAGTGGGGCTGCTCCATACACTATGTTGAGCAGCCGCGCCCCGAAGGGCTGGCGCAGGCCTTCCTGCTGACTGAAGACCATATTGCCGGGCACAATACCTGCCTTGTGCTTGGCGACAACGTCTTTTTCGGCCATGGCATGCCCGTTCTCACCCATGAGGCCATGGCGCGCGAGAGCGGCGCGACCATTTTCGGCTATCATGTGCGCGATCCGCAACGGTATGGTGTGGTGGAATTTGACGAAAACCGCCGTGTAGTGAGCATTGAAGAAAAGCCTCTGAAGCCCAAGTCCAATTTTGCGGTCACGGGACTCTATTTCTATGACAGCGACGTGGTGGACATTGCCCGCGCTGTGCGCCCGTCGGCGCGCGGCGAACTGGAAATTACCGACGTCAACAATGCCTATCTAGCCCGTGGCGACTTGCATGTGGAGCTTGTGGGGCGCGGCATAGCCTGGCTGGATACGGGCACCCACGATTCGCTCATGGATGCGGGGGCCTTTGTGCAGGCGGTGGAAAACCGTCAGGGGCTCAAGGTGGCCTGCCTGGAAGAGATCGCCTGGCGCAATGGCTATATTTCCTCCGAGGACGTGCGCGCCCTGGCGCGGCCCATGGCCAAGACAGGTTACGGGCAATATTTGCTGGATCTTGTAGATACGGGGATAGGACAGTGGAAGTAG
- the hchA gene encoding glyoxalase III HchA has product MTYQNVSDKQPQPDPAEKDAFFPSGYSLSQFTSPKSDLGGADYPAPYKGAKKILMIGADERYLLTDNGTFFSTGNHPVETLLPMYHLHKAGFAFDVATLSGNPVKFEYWAMPSEDQEVQGFFAKYHPQFKQPLTLSTTIAQGLDNYAAIFIPGGHGALIDIPKNKDVGAALKWAAANNTFVISLCHGPAAFLAVGHSDMYRGYKICAFPDVIDAMLPDIGYTPGHLTWKFGEKLKALGFEIINGDAISGTVHRDRNLLTGDSPLAANALGKLAAQTLLKEVTA; this is encoded by the coding sequence ATGACATATCAAAATGTTTCCGACAAACAGCCGCAACCCGATCCTGCGGAAAAGGACGCGTTCTTTCCTTCAGGCTATTCACTGAGTCAGTTCACCTCGCCAAAGTCCGATCTGGGCGGCGCCGACTACCCTGCCCCCTACAAGGGCGCAAAAAAAATCCTGATGATAGGCGCTGACGAGCGTTATCTTCTGACCGACAACGGCACGTTCTTCTCCACCGGCAACCACCCGGTGGAAACCCTGCTGCCCATGTACCATCTCCACAAGGCCGGTTTTGCCTTTGACGTGGCCACCCTGTCGGGAAATCCCGTCAAGTTCGAATACTGGGCCATGCCTTCTGAAGACCAGGAAGTGCAGGGCTTCTTCGCCAAATACCACCCGCAGTTCAAGCAGCCCCTGACGCTGTCGACGACCATTGCCCAGGGTCTGGACAACTACGCCGCCATCTTCATTCCCGGTGGCCACGGCGCGCTCATCGACATTCCAAAGAACAAGGATGTGGGCGCGGCCCTGAAATGGGCGGCTGCCAACAACACGTTCGTCATCTCCCTGTGCCACGGCCCTGCGGCCTTTCTCGCTGTTGGCCACAGCGACATGTACCGCGGCTACAAGATTTGCGCCTTCCCCGACGTGATTGACGCCATGCTCCCCGATATCGGGTACACACCAGGCCATCTGACCTGGAAATTTGGCGAAAAGCTCAAAGCCCTCGGCTTTGAGATCATCAACGGAGATGCCATTTCCGGCACGGTACACAGGGATCGCAACCTGCTCACCGGCGACAGCCCGCTGGCAGCCAACGCCCTCGGCAAGCTCGCGGCGCAGACGCTGCTCAAGGAAGTCACCGCCTGA